The segment TTGTTCAGGATATCAGGACGTAGTTTTTTGTGTACACCAGTGACATAACTTGACATCTTTTAGTGGTGGGGGAAAAActtaggaggggggggggggtaattaaTCTGAGGGGGGAGGCTATCCCtcttctacccccccccccccccccccccccccccgcaggGGAAAAAGTTTGATTGGAATTCATTTGATTAATTTGAtatgatttaaagccattacacactttcggtaaacagtattgtccaagtcccacacttcgtgtatcacaacttatatataaaataacaatcctgtggagatttgggctcaatcagtcattggagtcgagagaaaataacgggaaaaccccctcttgtttccgcgcgtttcgccgtgtcatgacatgtgtttactataaatccgtaattcccgctatcgagaattgatattgttttaatgttttctcaaaaggtatttagcatttcatggaataatatttcaagagaagtctttcaccattaccttctgtaaaccctgtaaattatttgtaaatctgtgaaccttttttttttcctgtaccgaaagtgtataatggctttaatatgatgtagactttcaaaaaaaattaaacctgTTCTCTATCAGAATGTCCGTTGTCTAAACTCACCATAATACCCAAACACTGTGCATAAACACATGACTCTGCCCGATGAAGCTTGATAACTTCATCGTAATCAGGGGGCGGGATTTCAGACTGCCGCCTAATGTAAACGTCTCGATTTTCCAGGACAGTGCTGTACGACGGCGGACTTTCGGTATAATCCATGGGTGTGATGTCGCTGCTATCTGTTGATGCATTCCGGGCCTGTGCGAGGTTGGCACGGAGTTGACGTCTGATGCGATTGTCTCTTTGTTTGAGGAAGTAAGAGATGAAGCAACAGACAATAAGTAGGGTAGCGAGGACTCCATTGACAAGAACAACGATAAGAGTTACAGACTCGGAGGAATCTAGAAAAGGAATATATATATAACTCTTGTTACTAAGTAGCAATTTTTAGGGGGAAAGAAGTTTGCAAATACAGTCGAGTCGACCGTAAAACAAAGTAACACAaggcagaaatgagattcagaacttcttgtttgttgttattttgaaaaaaataagtttgcgaTTGCAGTCGGGTCTCGTTATAACAAGATCGCTGGGACTGGCCTAGTAATAAAACCTGCCTCTTTATAGCAGGAATGTTGTtttaagaggacagcaaaacataGAAATACAAAGCAGCAATGGGATATGGGACTTCTTGCTGATGGTAATCTTGGAGAGAAAAAATGTTTGAGATTTACAGTCGAGCCGATCGTTGTAACTAGATCTCTTGGACTCGCAAAACTGCCTCTTTATAGCAGGAATGTTGTTATAAGacgacagcaaaacaaagaaacacaaagtggAAATGAGATTCAAGACTTCAAAACCTCTGTACAATGAAATCGGGTGAAATTTTTTCGggagcaccatgtgtaaatctcgagtagtggtggttctgaaaaggtaatgagcaacggagagctgttgattgttatacacattgtgagaaactgcatTCTCTGAAGTTAAGTATTtttttgggaaagaggtaatttcccactcaaatatttaaagtcttttattatgcatctgaaaacgtacaaggttgtttttttctttcattattctcttgcaacttcaatgaccaatcgattcaaaatttgtacagatttgttgctttatgtatttgttgggatacactaagtgagaagactggtctttgacaaaggtgtccaattaccaaaggtgtccaggggttgatttcacaaagagtcctaggagatattaaaagcttaagtcctaagttaggacgagtaatcaAGATAAAACTGGTCTTCACTTTCTGTGAAACCCAGATTGAAAGAGTAAATGTTGAGGATGATAGGGCTTAGGTTCATCTTACCTGTCATGTTGGGTACGCTGTGACACTCGCCGTTATTCTTAGGACAAATACAGTACAGCTGCGTCTTTACTTCTTCAAGTCACAGTTGGGTGGTTGGGTTGGCGTAGtcgtatctttcctcgccttccacctgtGGGACCCCCGCGTTGATTTACTCCAGGTGGACTTTGTAGAtctggttttcagtccctacctgatggCGTGGATTTCCCTTGAAATAATTCTCTAGgcttttcctccaacatctaaaactgaaactttgttttttgGTCTTTTCTCCGTTGGGCTCTCGGGAAGTAtagtgataaaaaaaagtacactttTCTGAAAGTCCTTGGCTTCAAAACCAGAATTaattaatgaaattaaaatacGGTTGTTCACAAGTGGAATAGTTAAAGTATGTAGGTTTCAACCTCGGCCAATGAAACCATCACCTGGTCAtgattttctcaaatttatttttcgtaaagtaattgaaaagaaaaaacttgatttttatattcctttttcaaatcaggaaaaaaaaaaaaaacacaacttccCTGAATCAAATGAAACTAGAGTTCTAGAGGACAAATCCGGGTGTTCGAATAAGTCATATGAAACATGAAACCTCCGGTCTCGACAGGAACTGAAGGTAAAATAGGTCACGTTTTGTGCATTGCCCAAGAGCTTTGaaagttgatgtaatgattattatagacagtggacactattggtaattgtcaaagacgagtcttctcacttgagatacatgtacatctcaacatatgccacTTGAGatacatctcaacatatgcataaaataacaaacctgtgaaaatttgagctcagttggtcatcgaagttgcgagatgataatgaaagaaaaaacaccctggtcacacaaagttgtgtgttttcagatgcttgatttcaagaccttaaattctaaacttgatgtctcaaaatcaaattgtggactaaaaacttctttctcaaaaactacgtcacttcagagggagccgttctcacaatgttttacattatcaacctctccccattacaagttaccatgtaagtttttttgctaataaatattttgagtaattaccaatagtgtccactgccgttaacaaatgatgtaatgattattaatgttGCATGTTTCATTAAtaaattacacatttttgtatgggtttttttgtatttctgatTTGGACCATAAGTGAAGGTCAAACATGGtcatttttacaatttgtatATTTAAATGGCTTGTAATTCGAcacctgatgtcatcatcatGATGTCATTACTTCTGCTAACCTATAGTCTAATTACATTCAAAGTTTGAAGTTGATGTGAGCTTTGCAACTATGCATTTGCCTGcagacataaaaaaacaaaacaaaacgaacacCTAAATATTCACAATTAGTCTTACAACAAAATTTCACTTCCGTTTAATGCTATTACgctaaacaaaccaaaaaatggCACGGCGATAATAAAGTCTTGTTTACTATCGCATTATaaagtttaaataataatttttgatattataaaacaaaataaaaaatactgtacaaaatccTCAAACATGCGTCGTGTCTGCCCGATGAAGCTTCATAACTTCATCGTAGTCAGGAGGTGGGGTTTCAGACCGCTGCCTGATGTAAACATCTTGGTTTTCCAGTACCGTGTTGTACGCCGGCGGATCGTCTATATACTCCATGGGCGTGTTGTTGTCACCCCCCGTTGCATTCTGCGCTTGTCTGATGTGGGCAATGTGTCGACGTAGGACGTGTCTGTCCCAGAGTTTGAGCGAGCAGTAGATGAGGCAGCTTATGACGATGAGGAGGGCTATCAGGCCATTGATAAGAACAACGATTAGAGGTAGGAAGGAATCTGCAGAAAGATAAAAACAGACATTCATAAATcaaagtgtcgtggccgagtggtttagagcaccgaatttctgtttctgatcagtagagtgtgggtccGAGTCGCAGTaataacacttgtgtcctcaagcaagacacttaacctttgctttgtccttcggttgggacgtaaagccagTGGTCCTATTTATCAAAAAAAGAAGGGGTCCGCCCCGGCATTACTGGCTGGGTttctgtatgcgccgtagcaccttgtaaacccttataaggtgctacacaattgggtctcagaattcataacttcaatagcTATCTTTCTGTAAAACTGTGTATACCAGTCACCATCATACATATCTGACATGCTACTTCCATATGTCCCAACGCGTTTCCTACGCTCTTCCTCAGAGAACATCTTGGCCGAACATCGCACCGTCTCCAGAGCTGGTTCACGTGCTTTTTCTGCTGCTGCTCCAAATCTGTGGAACTCATTACCATCACAATACAAGAAACTACTGAAGACTCACATATACAAAAATAGCCGACTGGTTTATTTAACTTTTCATTGGATCATCTTGAGTTTGGACTTCTTTGTTGCATCTTCTgtaggcgctttgtaaccttggAAAAAAGGCGCCTCATATAAATGctgatatgtatgtatgtatctACGGTATGTACTatgcaccttgagtaccttgttggtagatacgtgtgctacgTATGTAAgactttaataatattattattaaataccccagacagtttcactattcctattggtggagagcatgtcAAGTGGGGATgtttaaacggctgataaagACATACCTGGAGCTGTTTAAGGCCGGCTGGCTTCGCATGTTCGCAAGTTTACTTACGCAGAACGCAATCCTCTAGCTATATGTACATGCCTGTAATCTATTTTTacttttgctgagcagaaaatgtttaGGCACTATTTTCTGATTAAGC is part of the Asterias rubens chromosome 4, eAstRub1.3, whole genome shotgun sequence genome and harbors:
- the LOC117289525 gene encoding uncharacterized protein LOC117289525, with translation MTDSSESVTLIVVLVNGVLATLLIVCCFISYFLKQRDNRIRRQLRANLAQARNASTDSSDITPMDYTESPPSYSTVLENRDVYIRRQSEIPPPDYDEVIKLHRAESCVYAQCLGIMVSLDNGHSDREQV